Genomic segment of Arachis hypogaea cultivar Tifrunner chromosome 16, arahy.Tifrunner.gnm2.J5K5, whole genome shotgun sequence:
ctcaACACTGAGTACCATtacataatattttataatttttatttgtaaatatttattttttatgatattagtaataaaaaataatttttatttataaattttatttttatataaaacttTTATCatgatttttatcttaaaatttttggTCTCCTCAAACTTTTTCAGTCAATCTCGGGTTACTGTGAGTACGGTCATATATTTCCGAAAATCAAATATAATAAAGAGAGTAGTGGTGCACAaggaataaaaaatcaaatataaggAAATATAACCTTCAAGGTAATTGAAATTTCAAAAAGTTGATTAAGATTGGCTCCACACTTTATTTGTcttctttaatttgatcttcagtGTCCTACAAGAGAGAACAGGCTATCTAtgaatccaaaaatatataaagtaTACTTAAATCATATGAAGTAAGGTATAATGTTGTGAAATAATTTACCTTTATCTCTAGTCTCGATAAGAACATACAAATGAATGAGAATGAGTATTAGTTCTTATATAATGTTTGATATGAAGCATATTTATAGGAATTAGTTAAACAAAGGGTTAGGAATTAGTTAAGCATATTCGAACTATCTTATCAATTGGTCGttgtttttatccttttctgttacttttatccttttttataacaaattttaaattcaaaatcttaaaaGATTCAATTTAAATATTCTTCAATATTGATACTTGATTTAATTAAATACATATTATTAATTGGaataaaacttattttatttttaagcctctgaatttcacttttttttgaaataaatgttAATTTGATTTAATGTTCATTCCTTCTGTATTGTGTGTCTGTTTATCTAATATTATTGTagtaattttatttcaattagctTGTTTAAATAGCAATAATCATGTTAATTGGACACATtagtatataaaaattttagaggACGACTATTTTTGAAAGAATATTAACTCTTACAATGAAAAATTTACTTTTCAGATGAGTCATAATAATCAATTAAGTAGACAGATATGTTCAATTGAAACcgaaaaaaaacattaaacaaAGATACTAAGCCTAGATAGAACTGGAATTTAACAGAATAGTTATGTTCAACaaaagtaaaacaaacaaaaatacatCAAACATAGTATTCTCCTGGATACCATATTTCACAAAATTGCCTAGCTTTGTCACGCGCAATAGGATCCAAATCATCTATAGGATACGGCTTTTTGTTCAGATCAAAGTCTTTTACAGCAGTTTGGATTATTGGCGATTCAGTTGTAGAGCGAACATATCCTCTCTTTTGAAAAAACTTTGCAATATGTCGTTCTATGATATTGAATTGCTTTCGACATGCCCAATGGAACTCACATGCCGGCTTGTTTTTAACACTCATCTGCAAAGAAAATGTAATGATTCAAATTCAGCTATTTATGTTTgccaaataaattattttttaaaattaccttCAAATCCATTAGTATAACATCAGTATCCCAATCAGAATCTTTCTTAAAGTATGGAAAACCGAACCTCACCAGATACTGCATGCTTAATGCATATATCTCCTACAAGTTTCAAATGAATCATAATCCAGTAAACATTTAAaggattatttttaattaaataacaaaacGCAAAAAAGAATGGCAAACGTGGCAAACCTTAAGAGTAGAATCCATACTAGTGAATGAAGCACTATCGTAGGATTCTCGATAGAAGGGTGCTTTTTCAGAGATATTCGTGTGAGCATTGAGAGCCACCAACCAGGAATGGATATTGATCTTATTAAACCAAACCTCAGAGGCAACATCGAGTGCGTGTTGCAACGAAGAGAAAGGAGAGGCAGAAGCCATTTCCTTAGCGAATTTGATGCTTCCACAGCATTCAAGAAACTCACTTTCTTTCGTAGCAATCCAATTTGAAGATTTGCTGCAAGATTGTGGGATTTGGGGCAATGATGTATGAACATGCTCAGATAGAATTGCCATCTTTGATCACCTGAATATTACGAAATACACtatgaataaaaaaacaaaagtagATATAGCATTTTCAATGTGTTTGAACATTAAAAATTGAATATGCAAATTAAAGATTgtcgtttatttttttatatgtaattATTCAAGTTTTAAATACTATATGTAGTTTTTATCactttaattaaaatttgacgttattttcaaataaaactaGCCTCAACCAGCAAGCATGCACTATAATCTTCAACAAATATAAAATGACCATCATAACGGTAGGAAAAAAACATAAGTAATAGATAAATTAATACTATATATTTTCACAAAAAACATGAAGGAAAAGATATCGTAGTAACATATCATATCTTTCTTTTCATTAATGTAAAAGAACTAAATAACAAAAACCTAACAAGAGCAAACACCCAATAACCTAATAACAACAAATAACTCAGAAacaacaattacaaaaataacgagaagtataagaaaaaaatttagtataattCTTGCAGAAATTGTATCTACACAATATAAATAAACATGATattcacaaaaatataaataaacatgatactcacagaaattaaaagaggataagaaaggaTAATAGTTAAGTGTTACCTGATAAAAGATTTTCCCAATTCTCTGGCAGTGTGATTTTGTGCTGCACCAAATTAATTAGAGGGAacagttaaaaatttttaaccaaaatagAGAGAagatatttaagtaaaaaatggaagaaaatggTGGGAACGATACCAAAAATATTCATCGCACCCAACTTTGCTACGGTGGGTGTTGTTGGTGGGAAATCAAAATTCCGAAGATGTGAAAGCCTTATACAATTCTTGCCACGAAAATATGAGTTTGTCACAAATCTCCGTCCAATTTGTGCAATAATTTTGTATCAGTAATATTATTACGTGGCTAAAGACCGTACCTTTTAGAAGCCCAACCACTAAGAAAGTCACACACATTTTTCTGAAGCAATGCATGTCCTGAGTGTCGTTGAAGGAAGATAACCAAACTCAAAGAATCATCGAAATCTGACAAATATGAGAAGATGGATTCAAAAAAAGGGGATTGAAGCTAAGCAGAAGGAGAAGGATTCCCAATACCTTCGATTTAGGGATTTATTagagtttttttctctttttacgtTTTAACTTTTatctataatatattttaaaatattttatgttaaaatgatattcatttattttcatttaatgATTAAATCCAATTAAGAATTTGATTTGTTAGTTTGagcttgtatattttttattttttatttttgttacaataatataaagtaaaatgtaattaatattataaataaaaatttaaaataaaataaaaataattaatttatttattattaactaatgaaataaaaaattatgtgaaaCAAAATGTGACCTAATAAAACGAAAGATATTATGAATAAAAAAGTgattcattaaaataaaaataatataataaaaaattagtactaaatattaattacttgctattgtatttgacaaatttaatttatctttacatactgttacggtaggtaaccggagattaatacgaCGAATGGCGTTTGGCGGCCCAAGTGTGTGATGGAGGAGAACTCCGGGTAGGTctgcaactcgggaggctccgtccgacttgtgctcgcgtgtgaatggggggtggtacctgcaaagacactccgatgcctaagttagcaagagtgtgagcaggtcttagagagtattggacttagagatacctgaggggtgtcagtgtatttatagtggtgagccaataaccaccgttggtgtagtgccgtatctttagggtgataaccgtccctattatcttggggaggttaagatatggctttatgaggcggttag
This window contains:
- the LOC112805992 gene encoding uric acid degradation bifunctional protein TTL-like, giving the protein MAILSEHVHTSLPQIPQSCSKSSNWIATKESEFLECCGSIKFAKEMASASPFSSLQHALDVASEVWFNKINIHSWLVALNAHTNISEKAPFYRESYDSASFTSMDSTLKEIYALSMQYLVRFGFPYFKKDSDWDTDVILMDLKMSVKNKPACEFHWACRKQFNIIERHIAKFFQKRGYVRSTTESPIIQTAVKDFDLNKKPYPIDDLDPIARDKARQFCEIWYPGEYYV